One window of the Trifolium pratense cultivar HEN17-A07 linkage group LG2, ARS_RC_1.1, whole genome shotgun sequence genome contains the following:
- the LOC123910094 gene encoding alpha/beta hydrolase domain-containing protein 17B, protein MGCMVSSLASKFAFFPPSPPTYQLKKCDDGKLTVVSTASPIPHPDDNSLDVLLVDTKHGNKIVAFYLKNPYARLTLLYSHGNAADLGQLYDLFVQLKVNLRVNLMGYDYSGYGASTGKPSESSTYADIEAIYECLETEYGVGQEDVILYGQSVGSGPTLHLASKLPRLRGVVLHSGILSGLRVLCHVKFSFCFDIYKNINKIKKVKCPVLVIHGTEDDVVNWLHGNRLWKMARESYEPLWIKGGGHCNLELYPDYIRHLCKFIQEMENMTTGKRLKKIRQSLNSKSNTCSACTCRGITSCCSCKCKLPKCSNCCSCINFSLSINCPDCCWKPNCFKCCCLPKLTNCFGSTCCTKCSRPSCCCVPKCSLPCCYPTCSRPSCCISCFCWQCFMGKHSGRNGKQRG, encoded by the exons ATGGGTTGCATGGTGTCATCTTTAGCTTCCAAATTTGCTTTTTTTCCACCTTCACCGCCGACGTATCAGCTGAAAAAGTGTGACGACGGTAAACTCACGGTGGTTTCTACGGCGTCTCCGATTCCTCATCCTGATGATAACTCATTGGATGTTCTTCTTGTTGACACAAAACATGGAAACAAGATTGTTGCTTTTTATCTTAAGAATCCTTATGCAAGATTAACTTTGCTTTATTCTCATGGCAATGCTGCTGATTTGGGTCAACTTTATGATCTCTTTGTTCAACTTAAGGTTAATCTCAGAGTTAATCTCATGGG ATATGATTACTCTGGATATGGGGCCTCTACTGGCAAG CCTAGTGAATCCAGCACATATGCTGACATAGAGGCAATATATGAATGCCTTGAAACCGAATATGGAGTTGGTCAAGAGGACGTGATCTTATATGGTCAATCAGTTGGAAGTGGACCAACATTGCATTTGGCATCTAAATTACCGAGGCTGAGAGGCGTGGTTCTACACAGTGGCATTCTTTCTGGTCTCCGAGTTCTTTGTCATGTGAAGTTCTCTTTTTGCTTTGACATTTATAAG aacattaacaaaataaagAAGGTCAAGTGTCCTGTACTTGTAATACAT GGAACAGAAGACGATGTTGTCAATTGGTTACATGGTAACAGACTATGGAAAATGGCAAGGGAGTCATACGAACCCTTATGGATCAAAGGAGGCGGTCATTGCAACCTCGAGCTTTACCCTGATTACATACGCCATCTATGCAAATTCATCCAAGAAATGGAGAACATGACAACCGGAAAACGCCTCAAAAAGATCCGACAAAGtctaaattcaaaatcaaacactTGTTCCGCATGTACATGCCGTGGAATTACGTCTTGTTGTAGCTGCAAATGCAAGTTACCTAAATGCTCTAACTGCTGCAGCTGCATAAATTTCTCCTTGTCAATCAATTGTCCAGATTGCTGCTGGAAACCTAACTGCTTCAAGTGTTGTTGCTTACCGAAGTTAACAAATTGTTTCGGATCAACTTGCTGCACAAAATGCTCAAGGCCTAGTTGCTGTTGTGTTCCAAAATGTTCATTGCCTTGTTGCTACCCTACATGTTCAAGACCAAGTTgttgcataagttgtttctgTTGGCAATGTTTTATGGGAAAACACAgtggaagaaatggaaaacaaAGAGGATAA
- the LOC123905604 gene encoding glycerol-3-phosphate acyltransferase, chloroplastic — translation MTDSFVHYASHNYYRHTNNKKTMFITSTPFSSPSTAFFSPPKPSKPLLRSTLYLRSSTSTSSSSSVTSTSYSNLAFNIKSRDNKNTVVSANMTSSVSSRTFLNAQNEQDVLSGIKKEVEAGTLPPSIAGGMEELYLNYKSAVIKSGDPKSDEVVLSNMTALLDRIFLDVKEPFVFEAHHKAKREPFDYYMFGQNYIRPLVDFNNSFVGNMPLFVQMQEQLKQGHNIILMSNHQTEADPAVISLLLELRLPYIAENLIYVAGDRVITDPLCKPFSIGRNLICVYSKKHMLDDPALVEMKRKANTRSLKEMATLLRSGSQIIWIAPSGGRDRPVANSGEWEPAPFDPSSVDNMRRLADHSGPPGHIYPLAILCHDIMPPPLKVEKEIGEKRIISYHGTGISVAPEVSFSNATAACENPEKAKEAYSKALYDSVTNQYDVLKSAIHGKKGLKASTPVVSLSQPWK, via the exons ATGACCGATTCTTTCGTTCACTATGCGTCACACAATTATTACCGCCACACAAACAACAAGAAAACTATGTTCATCACTTCTACACcgttttcttctccttcaaccGCATTTTTCTCACCTCCCAAACCTTCTAAACCTCTTCTTCGTTCTACTCTTTATCTTCGATCTTCAACttctacttcttcttcttcttctgttaCTTCCACTTCTTATTCTAATCTCGCTTTCAATATTAAATCTAGAGATAATAAAAACACCGTTGTTTCTGCTAATATGACTTCTTCTGTTTCTTCCAGAACTTTCCTCAATGCTCAGAATGAACAAG ATGTTCTTTCTGGAATAAAGAAGGAAGTAGAAGCGGGAACTTTGCCTCCCAGTATTGCTGGTGGTATGGAAGAATTGTATCTTAACTATAAAAGTGCA GTTATTAAAAGTGGAGATCCCAAATCAGATGAGGTTGTATTGTCAAATATGACTGCTTTATTAGATCGCATATTTTTGGATGTGAAG GAGCCTTTTGTCTTTGAAGCACACCACAAAGCCAAGAGAGAGCCTTTTGACTACTACATGTTTGGTCAAAATTATATCCGTCCCTTGGTTGATTTCAA CAATTCTTTCGTTGGCAACATGCCCCTTTTCGTTCAAATGCAAGAACAACTTAAGCAG GGACACAATATTATCTTGATGTCAAACCACCAAACTGAAGCAGATCCGGCTGTTATTTCGTTGCTGCTTGAATTGCGACTTCCATATATTGCTGAAAACTTG ATTTATGTAGCAGGAGATAGAGTTATAACCGATCCTCTATGCAAACCCTTCAGTATTGGCAG gAATCTGATCTGTGTTTATTCGAAAAAGCACATGCTTGATGATCCAGCACTTGTAGAGATGAAAAGAAAAGCAAATACACGAAGTCTGAAGGAAATGGCTACGCTTTTAAg GAGTGGATCACAAATAATTTGGATTGCCCCAAGCGGCGGTAGGGATCGACCAGTTGCCAACTCCGGGGAATGGGAACCG GCACCCTTTGATCCTTCTTCAGTGGATAATATGCGAAGACTTGCCGATCATTCAGGTCCCCCAGGTCATATCTATCCTTTGGCAATATTGTGCCATGACATAATGCCCCCTCCACTTAAG GTCGAAAAAGAAATTGGGGAGAAAAGAATCATATCCTATCACGGGACTGGGATATCAGTTGCTCCAGAAGTAAGCTTTTCCAATGCCACTGCTGCTTGTGAAAATCCTGAAAAG GCTAAGGAAGCATACTCAAAAGCCTTGTATGATTCTGTGACTAATCAATATGATGTGCTGAAGTCTGCCATACACGGCAAAAAAGGATTAAAAGCATCAACTCCTGTAGTTTCTTTATCGCAGCCATGGAAGTAG